In a single window of the Micromonospora sp. WMMD1155 genome:
- a CDS encoding DUF6036 family nucleotidyltransferase produces MIADLYIFGGAAMAMAYDARRATRDIDAVFQPHGIVLDEARAVADDLGLPQWWLNEQASVYVAAGGDPEAPRVFDHPGLRVSAASPEHLLAMKVLAARRRDAEDIRFLVEHLGLNSPEEVLGLCAEIFPEEEVPGRARLVLEDVFEGR; encoded by the coding sequence GTGATCGCGGACCTGTACATCTTCGGTGGGGCTGCCATGGCGATGGCCTACGACGCCCGTCGGGCAACCCGGGACATCGACGCCGTGTTTCAGCCGCACGGCATAGTGCTCGACGAGGCGCGGGCAGTCGCGGACGACCTCGGGCTGCCACAGTGGTGGCTGAACGAGCAGGCAAGCGTGTACGTCGCCGCCGGTGGGGACCCGGAGGCACCGCGAGTCTTCGATCATCCGGGACTGCGGGTCTCGGCCGCGTCCCCGGAGCATCTGCTCGCCATGAAGGTTCTCGCCGCACGACGTCGGGATGCCGAGGACATCCGATTCCTGGTGGAACACCTGGGCCTGAACAGCCCGGAGGAAGTCCTCGGGCTCTGTGCCGAGATCTTCCCCGAGGAAGAGGTTCCGGGCCGGGCGAGACTTGTTCTTGAGGACGTGTTCGAAGGCCGCTAG
- a CDS encoding phosphatase domain-containing protein → MPPTPAGQLAVPNLHRAARIEDAVHQLVERRLRRTGWRVNIVAYTGYGAPGWVRVMCRVLLGRPDTRQRGRLDKVRGWRSFTTLPNKHVTVTIEAGGVRHETQADRSGFVDTLVEADLPPGWGTVRLSVPDAEPVDAPVRILDPDVKFGILSDIDDTVMVTALPRPLLAAWNTFVLDEHARAAVPGMAVLYERLVTAHPGAPVFYLSTGAWNVAPTLTRFLSRHLYPAGPLLLTDWGPTADRWFRSGMEHKRSTLARLAKEFPDVRWLLVGDDGQHDQEIYREFAAAHPENVAGVAIRRLSPTQSVLAGTLPAPAGRPSSGPVGQKWLSAPDGAGLWQLLRDAGLV, encoded by the coding sequence GTGCCACCCACTCCCGCCGGCCAGCTGGCCGTTCCGAACCTGCACCGGGCTGCGCGGATCGAGGACGCCGTTCACCAGCTCGTCGAGCGTCGGCTGCGGCGCACCGGCTGGCGGGTCAACATCGTCGCGTACACCGGCTACGGCGCTCCGGGCTGGGTGCGGGTGATGTGCCGGGTGCTGCTGGGGCGTCCGGACACCCGCCAGCGGGGTCGGCTGGACAAGGTCCGCGGCTGGCGCAGCTTCACCACGCTGCCCAACAAGCACGTCACGGTGACCATCGAGGCCGGCGGGGTGCGGCACGAGACCCAGGCCGACCGCAGCGGCTTCGTCGACACACTCGTCGAGGCCGACCTGCCACCCGGCTGGGGCACCGTCCGACTCAGCGTCCCGGACGCCGAACCCGTCGACGCGCCGGTGCGCATCCTCGACCCGGACGTCAAGTTCGGCATCCTCTCCGACATCGACGACACGGTGATGGTCACCGCGCTGCCCCGGCCGCTGCTCGCCGCCTGGAACACGTTCGTGCTCGACGAACACGCCCGAGCCGCCGTGCCCGGCATGGCGGTGCTCTACGAGCGGCTGGTCACCGCGCATCCCGGCGCGCCGGTCTTCTACCTCTCCACCGGCGCGTGGAACGTGGCACCCACCCTGACCCGCTTCCTGTCCCGGCACCTCTACCCGGCCGGGCCGCTGCTGCTCACCGACTGGGGCCCGACCGCCGACCGGTGGTTCCGCAGCGGCATGGAACACAAGCGGTCCACCCTGGCCCGGCTGGCCAAGGAGTTCCCCGACGTGCGCTGGCTGCTCGTCGGCGACGACGGCCAGCACGACCAGGAGATCTACCGGGAGTTCGCCGCCGCCCATCCGGAGAACGTCGCCGGGGTGGCGATCCGCCGCCTCTCCCCGACGCAGTCGGTGCTGGCCGGCACCCTGCCCGCCCCGGCCGGACGCCCGTCGTCCGGGCCGGTGGGGCAGAAGTGGCTCTCCGCCCCGGACGGCGCCGGCCTCTGGCAGTTGCTGCGCGACGCCGGCCTGGTCTGA
- the yaaA gene encoding peroxide stress protein YaaA: MLILLPPSEGKADAGTGRRWSPDRVSLPELNPARERVLDALVTLCAGPDAEAARSALGLSEGQRGELRRNARLREAATAPAERLYTGVLYEALDLASLPAAAQRAARRSIMISSGLWGVVRLADRLPPYRCPIGARLPDVGALSTYWRRELTPVLDAAAGNGPVLDLRSGAYAATWTPRGKLAERTVTVRVLHEREVDGVPVRSVVSHFNKATKGRLVRDLLVAGVRPRTADELIGTLGELKHTVVEQATAPGHVRQVDLVVTDL, translated from the coding sequence ATGCTCATCCTGCTGCCGCCCTCCGAGGGGAAGGCCGACGCCGGCACCGGACGGCGCTGGTCCCCGGACCGGGTGTCGCTGCCCGAGCTGAACCCGGCCCGGGAGCGGGTGCTGGACGCGCTGGTGACACTCTGCGCCGGGCCGGACGCCGAAGCCGCGCGGTCGGCGCTCGGGCTCAGCGAGGGCCAGCGGGGTGAGCTGCGCCGCAACGCCCGACTGCGGGAGGCGGCCACCGCCCCGGCCGAACGGCTCTACACCGGTGTGCTCTACGAGGCGTTGGACCTGGCCTCGCTGCCGGCCGCGGCGCAGCGGGCGGCCCGCCGGTCGATCATGATCAGTTCCGGGTTGTGGGGCGTGGTGCGGCTGGCCGACCGGCTCCCCCCGTACCGCTGCCCGATCGGCGCCCGCCTGCCGGACGTGGGGGCGTTGTCGACGTACTGGCGCAGGGAGCTGACGCCGGTGCTGGACGCCGCCGCCGGCAACGGCCCGGTGCTGGACCTGCGCTCCGGGGCGTACGCGGCCACCTGGACGCCGCGCGGGAAGCTGGCCGAGCGAACCGTCACCGTGCGCGTGCTGCACGAGCGTGAGGTCGACGGGGTGCCGGTCCGCTCGGTGGTCAGCCACTTCAACAAGGCGACCAAGGGGCGTCTCGTCCGCGACCTGCTCGTCGCCGGCGTCCGCCCGCGCACCGCCGACGAGCTGATCGGCACGCTCGGCGAGTTGAAGCACACAGTCGTGGAGCAGGCCACCGCGCCGGGTCACGTACGGCAGGTGGACCTGGTGGTCACCGACCTCTGA
- a CDS encoding TAXI family TRAP transporter solute-binding subunit codes for MSRTSSSRPGRHRARSAALLTVLLTATLATGCRDAPTETTTIRIATGSPTAVYYAFGQSLAAILNRELGDVRASVVITAASAENVQLVGSGAAELGFTQADVLPTTTAGNPSVAAIARVYDDQLHLVTTGGGPVRTVDDLRGRRVSVGAPGSGTEITATRLLEVARLGGDEVRRERLGLDDSVAALRSGRIDAFFFSGGLPVRGIEELAWRSATRIVDLSEWTEPLRDRYGQVYVSRDIPRSVYGVDAVTTVADPNYLIVRADLPERLVREVTRLLMERRAELAAAHPAAGRMSPRSAIVTAPLSLHPGAADWYRAAKP; via the coding sequence GTGAGTCGTACCTCGTCCAGCCGGCCCGGTCGCCACCGCGCGCGGTCGGCGGCCCTGTTGACGGTGCTGCTGACCGCGACGCTCGCGACCGGCTGCCGGGACGCCCCGACCGAGACGACGACGATCCGGATCGCCACCGGCAGCCCCACCGCCGTCTACTACGCGTTCGGTCAGTCCCTGGCGGCCATCCTCAACCGGGAACTCGGCGACGTACGGGCCAGCGTGGTGATCACCGCCGCCTCGGCGGAGAACGTGCAGCTGGTCGGCTCGGGGGCGGCCGAGCTGGGCTTCACCCAGGCCGACGTGCTGCCCACGACCACGGCGGGGAATCCCTCCGTCGCGGCCATCGCCCGGGTGTACGACGATCAGCTGCACCTGGTCACCACGGGCGGCGGTCCGGTACGCACCGTCGACGACCTGCGGGGCCGTCGCGTCTCCGTCGGCGCACCCGGGTCGGGCACCGAGATCACCGCGACCCGGCTGCTGGAGGTGGCCCGCCTCGGCGGCGACGAGGTGCGTCGGGAACGGCTCGGGCTGGACGACTCGGTGGCGGCGCTTCGTTCCGGGCGGATCGACGCGTTCTTCTTCTCCGGCGGGTTGCCGGTACGGGGTATCGAGGAGTTGGCCTGGCGCAGCGCCACCCGGATCGTGGACCTCAGCGAGTGGACCGAGCCGCTGCGCGACCGCTACGGCCAGGTCTACGTCTCCCGGGACATCCCCCGCTCGGTGTACGGGGTGGACGCGGTGACCACCGTCGCCGACCCGAACTACCTCATCGTCCGGGCCGACCTGCCCGAACGGTTGGTCCGGGAGGTGACCAGGTTGTTGATGGAACGCCGGGCCGAACTGGCCGCCGCGCATCCGGCGGCGGGTCGGATGAGCCCCCGCTCGGCGATCGTCACCGCGCCGCTGTCGCTGCACCCCGGGGCCGCCGACTGGTACCGCGCGGCCAAACCCTGA
- a CDS encoding HAMP domain-containing sensor histidine kinase, whose amino-acid sequence MRRRLVISYLLLMVLVLIALETPLAATMASRETERVRADRLADATRFASLAGPALRDGGPGPIESELTSYDDLYAIGVAVVDRDRSTPVASPRWQPDPGTAAVLDVALSGQQTSAPESVWPWTTGPVVVAAPINDGGEVLGAVVIVTPSDPIRRAVAAWWLLLTLAGLLAVLACVLTAFGLAGWVLRPVTELDAVTHEIAEGDRGARVQHRLGPPELRRLATSFNHMADVVSDVMDRQRAFVAHASHQLRNPLTALRLRVEELGPSLTDPDGRSEHRLALEETDRLALVLDALLTLARAEREENERVTVDAAAVAASRVAAWAPLARHRSVALRLATTDAPAYAQTVPTAVDQALDALIDNAVKFSGAGGAVTVTVARRDDGVALEVRDSGPGMTESQLGQATERFWRAPDAQNVDGAGLGLTIAAVLVDASDGRLTMRPGESRGLVAALWFPAAEPDPSVEPLDAESTADLRPTPA is encoded by the coding sequence GTGCGCCGCCGACTGGTGATCAGCTACCTGCTGCTGATGGTGCTCGTCCTCATCGCGTTGGAGACACCGCTGGCCGCCACCATGGCCAGCCGGGAGACCGAACGGGTCCGTGCCGACCGGCTCGCCGACGCCACCCGGTTCGCCTCGCTGGCCGGGCCGGCGTTACGCGACGGTGGGCCGGGCCCGATCGAGTCCGAGCTGACCAGCTACGACGACCTGTACGCGATCGGCGTCGCGGTCGTCGACCGGGACCGGAGCACCCCCGTCGCGTCGCCGAGGTGGCAACCCGACCCGGGGACGGCGGCGGTTCTGGACGTCGCGCTGTCCGGGCAGCAGACCAGCGCGCCCGAGTCGGTGTGGCCCTGGACGACCGGCCCGGTGGTGGTGGCCGCGCCGATCAACGACGGCGGTGAGGTGCTCGGCGCGGTGGTGATCGTGACGCCGTCCGACCCGATCCGCCGGGCTGTCGCCGCGTGGTGGCTGCTGCTCACCCTGGCCGGTCTGCTCGCCGTGCTGGCCTGCGTGCTCACCGCGTTCGGGTTGGCCGGCTGGGTGCTGCGCCCGGTCACCGAGCTGGACGCGGTGACCCACGAGATCGCCGAGGGCGACCGGGGCGCCCGGGTCCAGCACCGCCTTGGCCCGCCGGAGCTACGCCGCCTGGCGACCAGTTTCAACCACATGGCCGACGTGGTCTCCGACGTGATGGACCGGCAGCGCGCCTTCGTCGCGCACGCCAGCCACCAACTGCGCAACCCGCTCACCGCGCTCCGGCTGCGGGTGGAGGAGCTGGGACCCAGCCTCACCGACCCGGACGGCCGGTCCGAGCACCGGCTGGCCCTGGAGGAGACCGACCGGTTGGCGTTGGTGCTCGACGCCCTGCTCACCCTCGCCCGGGCCGAACGGGAGGAGAACGAGCGGGTCACCGTGGACGCCGCCGCCGTGGCCGCGTCCCGGGTGGCCGCGTGGGCGCCGCTGGCCCGGCACCGTTCGGTCGCGTTGCGGTTGGCCACGACCGATGCCCCGGCGTACGCCCAGACCGTGCCCACCGCCGTCGACCAGGCGCTGGACGCGTTGATCGACAACGCGGTGAAGTTCAGCGGGGCCGGCGGGGCGGTGACGGTGACGGTGGCCCGCCGCGACGACGGGGTGGCGCTGGAGGTGCGGGACTCCGGGCCGGGCATGACCGAGAGTCAGCTCGGCCAGGCGACCGAACGGTTCTGGCGAGCGCCGGACGCCCAGAACGTCGACGGCGCGGGGTTGGGGCTCACCATCGCCGCCGTGCTGGTGGACGCCTCCGACGGGCGGCTCACCATGCGCCCGGGGGAGTCGCGAGGGCTGGTCGCCGCCCTGTGGTTCCCGGCTGCGGAGCCCGACCCGTCGGTGGAGCCCCTGGACGCCGAGTCGACCGCCGACCTGCGGCCCACCCCGGCGTGA
- a CDS encoding response regulator transcription factor: MRILLVEDDRRVAGALSSALTRRGYEVEHAATVAAALSAAPCDLVLLDLTLPDGDGTDLCRELRRRSSQLGIIAVTARGEERDRVLGLRLGADDYVVKPFSMVELQARIEAVLRRAANAAPERHLIEAGPVRIDVAARTVTVDGRAVTLTRKEFDVLLSLARQPGVAVPRDRILLDAWGTTWADRHTVEVHVGSLRGKLGDARLVETVRGVGYRLRDA; this comes from the coding sequence GTGCGGATCCTGCTGGTGGAGGACGACCGCCGGGTCGCCGGTGCGCTCTCCTCCGCCCTGACCCGCCGTGGGTACGAGGTCGAGCACGCGGCCACCGTCGCGGCCGCGCTCTCCGCAGCACCGTGCGACCTGGTGCTGCTCGATCTGACCCTGCCCGACGGGGACGGCACCGACCTGTGCCGGGAGCTGCGCCGCCGCAGCAGCCAGCTCGGCATCATCGCGGTGACCGCGCGGGGCGAGGAACGGGATCGGGTGCTGGGTCTGCGCCTGGGCGCGGACGACTACGTCGTCAAGCCGTTCTCGATGGTGGAGTTGCAGGCCCGGATCGAGGCGGTGCTGCGTCGGGCCGCGAACGCCGCGCCGGAGCGGCACCTCATCGAGGCCGGGCCGGTACGCATCGACGTGGCCGCCCGGACGGTGACCGTGGACGGCCGCGCCGTCACGTTGACCCGCAAGGAGTTCGACGTGCTGCTCTCGCTGGCCCGCCAGCCCGGGGTGGCGGTGCCCCGCGATCGGATCCTGCTCGACGCGTGGGGCACCACCTGGGCCGACCGGCACACCGTCGAGGTGCACGTCGGGTCGCTGCGCGGCAAGCTCGGCGACGCGCGCCTGGTGGAGACCGTCCGCGGCGTCGGCTACCGCCTGCGTGACGCGTGA
- a CDS encoding DUF952 domain-containing protein — translation MIYKLLSSTEWDDALAAGAFTGSAVDRQDGFIHLSGGDQVVETARRHFAGVTGLTLLSVAEDRLGDTLRWEPSRGGDLFPHLYGPLPVAAVVAAQALPADTPVAEAVAALLG, via the coding sequence GTGATCTACAAACTGCTGTCCAGCACCGAATGGGACGACGCCCTGGCCGCCGGGGCCTTCACCGGCTCCGCGGTGGACCGGCAGGACGGTTTCATCCACCTCTCCGGCGGCGACCAGGTGGTGGAGACGGCGCGCCGGCACTTCGCCGGCGTGACCGGGTTGACCCTGCTGAGCGTCGCGGAGGACCGGTTGGGCGACACCCTGCGGTGGGAGCCGTCCCGCGGCGGGGACCTCTTCCCGCACCTGTACGGTCCGCTGCCGGTCGCCGCGGTGGTGGCGGCGCAGGCGTTGCCGGCGGACACCCCGGTCGCCGAGGCGGTGGCCGCCCTGCTGGGCTGA
- a CDS encoding CDP-glycerol glycerophosphotransferase family protein, with amino-acid sequence MFGTLSGRIGVAASAALLVLAYLVMLVGGALGWVALFAVAGLAAVFGDFFLARWSPASHVLLEKAGLHWSYRQLTRDLAAVLLVVAEVRLSGGELTLLLVLPAVVWVASVFAGALSVLIERRNPMSALVRNIELGPLRSAPRPPAWATAVTGERMPLLNLLLVPAAVAAAVQHDATPFFSAGTVGVVATGAVAATVALTWLRGRGAPQAPLLPAVQRWMDTYRPEVALYFAGPAKDVYQANMWLAPVEALQQRAVVLMRSREAFQELADTRLPVICVPAGVDFMNLDLTGIRAALYAANVGANIHMLREPTTKHVFVGHGDSDKQASVNPYSKVYDEVWVAGLAGRERYARAGVGVLDSDIVEIGRPQLAGVHTFGAESVDRPFTVLYAPTWEGWLDDDPYHTSLVLMGERIVKGLLATSPRLRLIYKPHPLTGSRSTAARAVHERVVAAIRAAGGDADASTLDGTAHLVVTGRTPALFDCFNQTDLLISDVSSVVSDFVQSQRPYVVANPAGLSEDEFRREYPTARAAYLLSKDCGELEKIVSVTRAGDDPMTEARRDLKTYLLGPAEANPMDRFQEEISRLCR; translated from the coding sequence TTGTTCGGCACGTTGTCAGGTCGGATCGGAGTGGCCGCCAGCGCGGCGCTGCTGGTGCTGGCCTACCTGGTCATGCTCGTCGGCGGCGCACTGGGCTGGGTCGCGCTGTTCGCGGTCGCCGGGCTGGCCGCAGTCTTCGGCGACTTCTTCCTCGCCCGCTGGTCTCCGGCATCGCACGTGCTGCTGGAGAAGGCGGGTCTGCACTGGTCGTACCGGCAGCTGACCCGGGATCTCGCGGCCGTGTTGCTCGTCGTCGCCGAGGTGCGGCTCAGCGGCGGTGAGCTGACCCTGCTGTTGGTGCTGCCGGCCGTGGTGTGGGTCGCATCCGTCTTCGCCGGCGCGCTCTCCGTCCTGATCGAGCGCCGTAACCCGATGTCCGCCCTGGTGCGCAACATCGAGTTGGGACCGCTGCGCTCGGCCCCCCGACCGCCGGCCTGGGCGACGGCGGTCACCGGCGAACGGATGCCCCTGCTCAACCTGTTGCTGGTGCCGGCCGCCGTGGCCGCCGCGGTGCAGCACGACGCCACCCCGTTCTTCTCCGCCGGCACGGTGGGGGTCGTCGCGACCGGTGCGGTGGCCGCCACCGTCGCGCTGACCTGGCTGCGGGGCCGAGGTGCGCCGCAGGCGCCGCTCCTGCCCGCCGTCCAGCGTTGGATGGACACCTACCGACCCGAGGTCGCGCTCTACTTCGCCGGACCCGCCAAGGACGTCTACCAGGCCAACATGTGGCTCGCCCCGGTCGAGGCGCTCCAGCAGCGCGCGGTGGTGCTGATGCGCAGCCGGGAGGCGTTCCAGGAGTTGGCCGACACCCGGCTGCCGGTGATCTGCGTACCGGCGGGGGTCGACTTCATGAACCTCGACCTCACCGGCATCCGCGCGGCGCTCTACGCCGCGAACGTCGGCGCGAACATCCACATGCTGCGCGAGCCCACCACGAAGCACGTCTTCGTCGGGCACGGTGACAGCGACAAGCAGGCCAGCGTCAACCCTTACAGCAAGGTGTACGACGAGGTCTGGGTGGCCGGCCTGGCCGGCCGGGAGCGGTACGCCCGGGCCGGTGTGGGGGTGCTCGACTCGGACATCGTGGAGATCGGCCGCCCGCAGCTCGCCGGGGTGCACACCTTCGGCGCCGAGTCGGTGGACCGGCCGTTCACCGTGCTCTACGCCCCCACCTGGGAGGGTTGGCTCGACGACGACCCGTACCACACCTCGCTGGTGCTGATGGGTGAGCGGATCGTCAAGGGCCTGCTGGCCACGAGCCCCCGACTGCGGCTGATCTACAAGCCGCACCCGCTCACCGGCTCGCGGTCGACCGCGGCCCGGGCCGTGCACGAGCGGGTCGTGGCGGCCATCCGCGCCGCCGGCGGCGACGCGGACGCGTCCACCCTGGACGGCACCGCGCACCTGGTGGTCACCGGTCGTACGCCCGCACTGTTCGACTGCTTCAACCAGACCGACCTGCTGATCAGCGACGTGTCCAGTGTGGTCTCCGACTTCGTGCAGAGCCAGCGCCCGTACGTGGTGGCCAACCCGGCCGGGCTGTCCGAGGACGAGTTCCGCCGGGAGTACCCGACGGCGCGTGCCGCGTACCTGCTCTCCAAGGACTGCGGCGAGTTGGAGAAGATCGTCTCGGTGACCCGGGCCGGTGACGACCCGATGACCGAGGCCCGCCGGGACCTGAAGACCTACCTGCTCGGCCCCGCCGAAGCGAACCCGATGGACCGGTTCCAGGAGGAGATCAGCCGCCTCTGCCGCTGA
- a CDS encoding DUF6077 domain-containing protein: protein MTQVEDAVATPAPADQRNPGARPGGGSRRGLIGRVNAAVAGSPVVFTDAAVVSFAIWTLLYHLNLGLNLRPSVIFLVWVVLQPVAAYVAWRLRRRDVSPPSSDDETVTAPAEAPADRASLLRRYAVPVAAAVGAAVFAAFGKGSLSWWLAAVLGLVSVVSAWLVLSRAGRPTGAVTAEPVRATTPLQGYVVLVVALAAAYFGTLLNRVSLDDVFYVGKSVWVAERDTIPFKDFLFTEGVLPGGSANPPLPSFEVFVGALARALHVHAASVLWYLLLPVLAVFAVLALWRLAQRWAPRRPLVVFLVAAAYILLVAYYADALNTYHLPRLSQGKSVFLHALIPLAWVYLTDYLEHRSRRALVLLTLLSVAGVGYTTTAVFLLPLLAGAAGVALLATRRVREAVVCFLAASAYPLLSGVLVQVLRGGVEEAAATYAPLLPLRTIYELTLWLGLLGLIGGLAVWLSPLLLRRGVPQQLAVGAALAVTVLMVPGVLKLGGDLSGLTAVLWRVPWILPVPALVGLLAVIRLPVPARANGVLAVVLPLLLVFAFYTEGKPMWYGGKAVETSPTWRMPPNRKAASFWIKKLDRPAGLVLAPSSVMRSLPEVTTEVRVVLPRDLYLTDYGPQTQFATDRLLLATFADGQTVTPDGQPVSIPDVAAAMDRVGVGMVCAWKGNPAVAAAAPALGLEEFASRKAPGAMVCYRVGAPGAATGGS, encoded by the coding sequence GTGACGCAAGTCGAAGACGCTGTTGCGACGCCAGCGCCAGCCGACCAGAGGAACCCCGGTGCCCGACCCGGCGGTGGCAGCCGGCGTGGTCTGATCGGGCGGGTCAACGCCGCGGTGGCGGGGTCGCCCGTCGTGTTCACCGACGCGGCGGTGGTCAGCTTCGCCATCTGGACGCTGCTGTACCACCTCAACCTCGGCCTCAACCTGCGTCCGTCGGTCATCTTCCTGGTCTGGGTCGTCCTGCAACCGGTCGCGGCGTACGTGGCCTGGCGGCTCCGTCGTCGCGACGTGTCCCCACCGTCGTCCGACGACGAGACGGTGACCGCTCCGGCCGAGGCCCCCGCCGACCGCGCGTCGCTGCTGCGTCGGTACGCGGTGCCGGTGGCCGCCGCCGTCGGAGCCGCGGTCTTCGCCGCCTTCGGCAAGGGGTCGTTGAGCTGGTGGCTGGCTGCCGTGCTCGGCCTGGTCTCGGTGGTCTCCGCCTGGCTGGTGCTGTCCCGGGCCGGCAGGCCGACCGGCGCGGTCACCGCCGAGCCCGTCCGGGCGACGACCCCGCTGCAGGGGTACGTGGTCCTCGTCGTCGCCCTGGCCGCCGCGTACTTCGGCACGCTGCTCAACCGGGTGTCCCTCGACGACGTCTTCTACGTCGGCAAGTCGGTGTGGGTGGCCGAGCGGGACACCATCCCGTTCAAGGACTTCCTGTTCACCGAGGGTGTGTTGCCGGGTGGTTCGGCGAACCCGCCGCTGCCGTCGTTCGAGGTGTTCGTCGGAGCGCTGGCCCGGGCGCTGCACGTGCACGCCGCGTCGGTGCTCTGGTACCTCCTGCTGCCGGTGCTGGCCGTCTTCGCGGTCCTCGCCCTGTGGCGTCTCGCGCAGCGCTGGGCCCCGCGTCGCCCGCTCGTCGTGTTCCTCGTGGCGGCGGCCTACATCCTGCTCGTGGCGTACTACGCCGACGCCCTGAACACCTACCACCTGCCCCGGCTCAGCCAGGGCAAGAGCGTCTTCCTGCACGCGCTGATCCCCCTCGCCTGGGTCTACCTCACCGACTACCTGGAGCACCGCTCCCGGCGAGCGCTGGTCCTGCTCACGTTGCTCTCCGTCGCCGGCGTCGGCTACACCACCACCGCCGTGTTCCTCCTGCCGCTGCTCGCCGGGGCGGCCGGGGTGGCGCTGCTGGCCACCCGGCGGGTGCGGGAAGCCGTCGTGTGCTTCCTGGCCGCCTCGGCCTATCCGCTGCTGTCCGGCGTGCTCGTCCAGGTGCTGCGCGGTGGCGTGGAGGAGGCCGCGGCGACGTACGCGCCGCTGCTGCCGCTGCGGACCATCTACGAGCTGACCCTGTGGCTCGGCCTCCTCGGTCTCATCGGTGGGCTGGCCGTCTGGTTGTCCCCCCTCCTGCTCCGCCGTGGCGTGCCACAGCAGCTCGCCGTCGGCGCCGCGCTGGCGGTGACGGTCCTGATGGTGCCCGGCGTGTTGAAACTCGGTGGTGACCTGAGCGGTCTGACGGCGGTGCTCTGGCGGGTGCCGTGGATCCTGCCGGTCCCCGCGTTGGTCGGCCTCCTCGCGGTCATCCGCCTGCCCGTGCCGGCCCGGGCGAACGGGGTCCTCGCCGTCGTCCTGCCGCTGCTGCTGGTGTTCGCCTTCTACACCGAGGGCAAGCCGATGTGGTACGGCGGTAAGGCGGTCGAGACCAGCCCGACCTGGCGGATGCCGCCCAACCGCAAGGCCGCCTCCTTCTGGATCAAGAAACTGGACCGCCCCGCTGGCCTGGTGCTCGCCCCGTCCTCGGTCATGCGGTCGCTCCCGGAGGTCACCACGGAGGTCCGGGTGGTGCTGCCGCGCGACCTGTACCTCACCGACTACGGCCCGCAGACGCAGTTCGCCACCGACCGGCTGCTGCTCGCGACGTTCGCCGACGGGCAGACCGTGACCCCTGACGGGCAGCCGGTGTCCATTCCCGACGTCGCCGCGGCGATGGACCGGGTGGGCGTGGGCATGGTGTGCGCGTGGAAGGGCAACCCCGCCGTCGCCGCCGCCGCCCCCGCCCTCGGGCTGGAGGAGTTCGCGTCGCGCAAGGCGCCGGGTGCCATGGTCTGCTACCGCGTCGGCGCCCCCGGCGCGGCGACCGGCGGATCCTGA
- a CDS encoding TetR/AcrR family transcriptional regulator, with amino-acid sequence MTTEKRRAPAGAAVLRDEITAAIRRALMQELAAVGYGRLSIEAVARRAGVSKTAIYRRWSSKLDLVLEIVAAAAHGKLPALDTGTLRGDLALLFQAVAHALRHPLASQIIPDLLAEAARNPSIDETLRRVLHARQQEIGGRLVTRAVQRGELPADTDPDAAVDLIVGPLYWRLAIARLPLTDRYLDDLVEAVAAGLGADSALPRPRSAPIPG; translated from the coding sequence ATGACGACCGAGAAGAGGCGGGCCCCGGCCGGAGCGGCGGTGCTGCGCGACGAGATCACCGCGGCGATCCGGCGCGCGCTGATGCAGGAGCTCGCGGCCGTCGGCTACGGCCGGCTCTCCATCGAGGCGGTGGCCCGGCGGGCCGGCGTCAGCAAGACGGCGATCTACCGGCGGTGGAGTTCGAAGCTCGACCTGGTGCTGGAGATCGTCGCCGCGGCGGCCCACGGCAAGTTGCCGGCGCTGGACACCGGCACCCTGCGCGGTGACCTCGCCCTGCTGTTCCAGGCGGTGGCGCACGCGCTGCGGCACCCGCTGGCGTCGCAGATCATCCCGGACCTGCTGGCCGAGGCCGCGCGCAACCCGAGCATCGACGAGACCCTGCGTCGGGTGCTGCACGCACGCCAACAGGAGATCGGCGGGCGGCTGGTCACCCGTGCGGTGCAGCGCGGCGAACTGCCCGCCGACACCGACCCGGACGCGGCGGTCGACCTGATCGTCGGCCCGCTCTACTGGCGGCTCGCCATCGCCCGACTCCCGCTCACCGACAGGTACCTCGACGACCTGGTCGAAGCCGTGGCCGCCGGGCTCGGCGCCGACAGCGCCCTGCCGCGCCCCCGGTCGGCCCCGATCCCGGGTTGA